Proteins encoded within one genomic window of Sphingomonas cannabina:
- a CDS encoding endonuclease domain-containing protein, whose product MSLPEVLLWQRLKGAPQGISFRKQHPIGPYRADFYCAAAKLVIEVDGIAHDMGTRPERDIERTNRMTQAGYQILRVAASDVLRDPDEVAQAIVSRAARPLHRPAGGPPPRAGEDRE is encoded by the coding sequence ATGAGCCTGCCGGAAGTCCTCCTCTGGCAACGCCTGAAAGGCGCCCCGCAGGGCATAAGCTTCCGCAAGCAACACCCGATCGGCCCGTATCGCGCCGATTTCTACTGCGCCGCCGCCAAGCTCGTCATCGAGGTCGATGGCATCGCCCACGACATGGGCACCCGACCGGAACGCGATATCGAACGAACGAACCGAATGACCCAAGCCGGCTATCAAATATTGCGCGTCGCCGCCTCTGACGTGCTCCGTGACCCCGACGAGGTCGCCCAGGCGATCGTTTCGCGAGCGGCCCGCCCCCTCCACCGCCCTGCGGGCGGTCCCCCTCCCCGTGCCGGGGAGGATCGAGAGTGA